One genomic region from Cataglyphis hispanica isolate Lineage 1 chromosome 11, ULB_Chis1_1.0, whole genome shotgun sequence encodes:
- the LOC126853075 gene encoding DNA replication complex GINS protein PSF2, producing the protein MDSSNTEFLGEKQLVNIVPNFNLDMIYLISGSVGPFRAGLPVKVPIWLAVCLKQKQKCRIISQEWMDIESLNERKEMEKMSKLFTEMPSNHYIDESQILLNVANDDIPDADRIRISVKDIWDTRMSKLRTSVDAFVKSEGVHARLDHLTAMEINSIRPLLPHALDQMLRIQSANTGETNSQYSGSM; encoded by the exons atggaTTCAAGTAACACAGAGTTCCTTGGCGAGAAGCAGCTGGTAAACATAGTGCCGAATTTTAATTTGGATATGATTTATCTGATCTCTGGTTCAGTTGGACCGTTTCGCGCCGGTTTGCCTGTCAAAGTGCCAATTTGGCTCGCCGTATGTCTCAAGCAGAAACAAAAGTGTCGTATAATTAGCCAAGAATGGATGGATATCGAAAGTCTAAATGAGAGAAAGGAGATGGAAAAGATGTCCAA GTTGTTTACGGAGATGCCAAGCAATCATTATATAGACGAGAgtcaaatcttattaaatgtgGCAAACGACGATATACCTGATGCAGATCGTATAAGGATATCTGTAAAG GATATATGGGATACAAGAATGTCTAAATTACGGACATCTGTTGATGCTTTTGTGAAGAGCGAAGGGGTGCATGCAAGACTGGATCATCTTACTGCGATGGAAATTAATAGTATACGTCCATTACTGCCACATGCATTAGATCAAATGTTACGGATACAATct gcAAATACAGGAGAAACTAATTCTCAATACAGTGGAAGTATGTAA
- the LOC126853074 gene encoding TNF receptor-associated factor 4 isoform X3, with translation MTFQDTEAEKAIMGSVVYCIHHKDGCKWSDELRKLKAHLNTCKHDAVPCGNKCGAMIPRVLMEDHLKYTCAQRRARCDFCAKEFTGHTLEKHTGTCGYEPLYCENKCGMKVQRRHLGQHKLGECAKRLVACRYCNKEFVFDTLGAHHTKCGRFPVACPHRCETAVLPREDLEVHLKDHCTTHLLSCTFKDAGCRFKGNRFSLDKHLEESAKMHLSLMCSLVTKQQHQITSLKSAISKLSLNYTGTLIWKITDYATKMSEAKAKEGMELVSPPFYTSQYGYKLQASIFLNGNGTGEGSHISIYIKILPGEYDALLRWPFSHSVSFTMFDQTVIAEKACNIVESFIPDPTWKNFQRPSREPDSLGFGFPRFVSHEMVKKRHFVKDDTMFIRVKVDPSKIVAV, from the exons ATG ACCTTCCAAGACACGGAGGCCGAAAAGGCAATAATGGGTTCAGTCGTATACTGCATACATCACAAGGATGGCTGCAAATGGTCGGATGAATTAAGGAAGCTGAAG GCGCACTTGAATACATGTAAACATGATGCGGTTCCATGTGGCAATAAATGTGGAGCGATGATTCCTCGTGTACTTATGGAAGACCATCTGAAATATACCTGCGCCCAGCGTAGGGCTCGTTGCGACTTTTGTGCCAAAGAGTTTACTGGACATACTTTAGag aaaCACACGGGAACATGTGGCTATGAGCCTCTGTATTGTGAAAACAAGTGCGGAATGAAGGTGCAAAGGCGACACCTCGGACAGCACAAGTTAGGAGAATGTGCCAAAAGATTGGTCGCCTGTCGTTACTGTAACAAAGAATTCGTTTTCGATACGCTCGGCGCTCATCACACGAAATGCGGTCGATTCCCTGTTGCATGCCCTCATCGTTGTGAAACCGCAGTGCTTCCTCGAGAGGATCTCGAAGTTCACTTAAAGGATCATTGCACCACACATCTACTTTCCTGTACATTCAAGGACGCTGGTTGTCGCTTCAAG gGAAATAGATTTTCGCTTGATAAACATCTAGAAGAATCCGCAAAAATGCATCTAAGTCTCATGTGTAGTCTCGTAACGAAGCAGCAACATCAAATAACCAGTCTAAAGTCAGCGATCAGCAAACTATCATTGAATTATACGGGCACACTTATATGGAAGATTACCGACTATGCCACAAAGATGTCAGAAGCGAAAgcgaaggaaggaatggagcTTGTTAGTCCACCTTTTTATACTAGTCAATACGGATATAAATTGCAA gcttcgatttttttaaatggaaatggAACCGGAGAAGGCAGCCAcatctcgatatatataaaaatcctgCCTGGCGAATATGACGCACTTCTACGATGGCCGTTCTCGCACAGCGTATCGTTTACGATGTTTGATCAGACAGTCATTGCGGAGAAGGCTTGCAACATCGTAGAAAGTTTCATACCTGATCCGACGTGGAAGAACTTTCAACGGCCAAGTCGCGAACCAGATTCTCTCGGTTTCGGCTTCCCAAGGTTCGTGTCCCATGAGATGGTGAAGAAGCGACACTTCGTCAAAGATGACACCATGTTTATTCGAGTTAAAGTGGATCCTAGTAAAATCGTAGCGGTTTAA
- the LOC126853074 gene encoding TNF receptor-associated factor 4 isoform X1, which translates to MMVRGLSQWTKTLSFPARVSPQRPVKESKGFHVSPSASPTTPPSPINDTMDKTPIITDETFQDTEAEKAIMGSVVYCIHHKDGCKWSDELRKLKAHLNTCKHDAVPCGNKCGAMIPRVLMEDHLKYTCAQRRARCDFCAKEFTGHTLEKHTGTCGYEPLYCENKCGMKVQRRHLGQHKLGECAKRLVACRYCNKEFVFDTLGAHHTKCGRFPVACPHRCETAVLPREDLEVHLKDHCTTHLLSCTFKDAGCRFKGNRFSLDKHLEESAKMHLSLMCSLVTKQQHQITSLKSAISKLSLNYTGTLIWKITDYATKMSEAKAKEGMELVSPPFYTSQYGYKLQASIFLNGNGTGEGSHISIYIKILPGEYDALLRWPFSHSVSFTMFDQTVIAEKACNIVESFIPDPTWKNFQRPSREPDSLGFGFPRFVSHEMVKKRHFVKDDTMFIRVKVDPSKIVAV; encoded by the exons ATG ATGGTGCGCGGTCTTTCGCAGTGGACCAAAACTCTGAGTTTCCCAGCGAGGGTGTCACCCCAAAGACCCGTGAAAGAATCCAAGGGTTTTCACGTAAGTCCCAGTGCTAGCCCCACAACACCGCCCAGCCCAATCAACGATACGATGGACAAAACGCCTATAATTACTGACGAG ACCTTCCAAGACACGGAGGCCGAAAAGGCAATAATGGGTTCAGTCGTATACTGCATACATCACAAGGATGGCTGCAAATGGTCGGATGAATTAAGGAAGCTGAAG GCGCACTTGAATACATGTAAACATGATGCGGTTCCATGTGGCAATAAATGTGGAGCGATGATTCCTCGTGTACTTATGGAAGACCATCTGAAATATACCTGCGCCCAGCGTAGGGCTCGTTGCGACTTTTGTGCCAAAGAGTTTACTGGACATACTTTAGag aaaCACACGGGAACATGTGGCTATGAGCCTCTGTATTGTGAAAACAAGTGCGGAATGAAGGTGCAAAGGCGACACCTCGGACAGCACAAGTTAGGAGAATGTGCCAAAAGATTGGTCGCCTGTCGTTACTGTAACAAAGAATTCGTTTTCGATACGCTCGGCGCTCATCACACGAAATGCGGTCGATTCCCTGTTGCATGCCCTCATCGTTGTGAAACCGCAGTGCTTCCTCGAGAGGATCTCGAAGTTCACTTAAAGGATCATTGCACCACACATCTACTTTCCTGTACATTCAAGGACGCTGGTTGTCGCTTCAAG gGAAATAGATTTTCGCTTGATAAACATCTAGAAGAATCCGCAAAAATGCATCTAAGTCTCATGTGTAGTCTCGTAACGAAGCAGCAACATCAAATAACCAGTCTAAAGTCAGCGATCAGCAAACTATCATTGAATTATACGGGCACACTTATATGGAAGATTACCGACTATGCCACAAAGATGTCAGAAGCGAAAgcgaaggaaggaatggagcTTGTTAGTCCACCTTTTTATACTAGTCAATACGGATATAAATTGCAA gcttcgatttttttaaatggaaatggAACCGGAGAAGGCAGCCAcatctcgatatatataaaaatcctgCCTGGCGAATATGACGCACTTCTACGATGGCCGTTCTCGCACAGCGTATCGTTTACGATGTTTGATCAGACAGTCATTGCGGAGAAGGCTTGCAACATCGTAGAAAGTTTCATACCTGATCCGACGTGGAAGAACTTTCAACGGCCAAGTCGCGAACCAGATTCTCTCGGTTTCGGCTTCCCAAGGTTCGTGTCCCATGAGATGGTGAAGAAGCGACACTTCGTCAAAGATGACACCATGTTTATTCGAGTTAAAGTGGATCCTAGTAAAATCGTAGCGGTTTAA
- the LOC126853074 gene encoding TNF receptor-associated factor 4 isoform X2 → MVRGLSQWTKTLSFPARVSPQRPVKESKGFHVSPSASPTTPPSPINDTMDKTPIITDETFQDTEAEKAIMGSVVYCIHHKDGCKWSDELRKLKAHLNTCKHDAVPCGNKCGAMIPRVLMEDHLKYTCAQRRARCDFCAKEFTGHTLEKHTGTCGYEPLYCENKCGMKVQRRHLGQHKLGECAKRLVACRYCNKEFVFDTLGAHHTKCGRFPVACPHRCETAVLPREDLEVHLKDHCTTHLLSCTFKDAGCRFKGNRFSLDKHLEESAKMHLSLMCSLVTKQQHQITSLKSAISKLSLNYTGTLIWKITDYATKMSEAKAKEGMELVSPPFYTSQYGYKLQASIFLNGNGTGEGSHISIYIKILPGEYDALLRWPFSHSVSFTMFDQTVIAEKACNIVESFIPDPTWKNFQRPSREPDSLGFGFPRFVSHEMVKKRHFVKDDTMFIRVKVDPSKIVAV, encoded by the exons ATGGTGCGCGGTCTTTCGCAGTGGACCAAAACTCTGAGTTTCCCAGCGAGGGTGTCACCCCAAAGACCCGTGAAAGAATCCAAGGGTTTTCACGTAAGTCCCAGTGCTAGCCCCACAACACCGCCCAGCCCAATCAACGATACGATGGACAAAACGCCTATAATTACTGACGAG ACCTTCCAAGACACGGAGGCCGAAAAGGCAATAATGGGTTCAGTCGTATACTGCATACATCACAAGGATGGCTGCAAATGGTCGGATGAATTAAGGAAGCTGAAG GCGCACTTGAATACATGTAAACATGATGCGGTTCCATGTGGCAATAAATGTGGAGCGATGATTCCTCGTGTACTTATGGAAGACCATCTGAAATATACCTGCGCCCAGCGTAGGGCTCGTTGCGACTTTTGTGCCAAAGAGTTTACTGGACATACTTTAGag aaaCACACGGGAACATGTGGCTATGAGCCTCTGTATTGTGAAAACAAGTGCGGAATGAAGGTGCAAAGGCGACACCTCGGACAGCACAAGTTAGGAGAATGTGCCAAAAGATTGGTCGCCTGTCGTTACTGTAACAAAGAATTCGTTTTCGATACGCTCGGCGCTCATCACACGAAATGCGGTCGATTCCCTGTTGCATGCCCTCATCGTTGTGAAACCGCAGTGCTTCCTCGAGAGGATCTCGAAGTTCACTTAAAGGATCATTGCACCACACATCTACTTTCCTGTACATTCAAGGACGCTGGTTGTCGCTTCAAG gGAAATAGATTTTCGCTTGATAAACATCTAGAAGAATCCGCAAAAATGCATCTAAGTCTCATGTGTAGTCTCGTAACGAAGCAGCAACATCAAATAACCAGTCTAAAGTCAGCGATCAGCAAACTATCATTGAATTATACGGGCACACTTATATGGAAGATTACCGACTATGCCACAAAGATGTCAGAAGCGAAAgcgaaggaaggaatggagcTTGTTAGTCCACCTTTTTATACTAGTCAATACGGATATAAATTGCAA gcttcgatttttttaaatggaaatggAACCGGAGAAGGCAGCCAcatctcgatatatataaaaatcctgCCTGGCGAATATGACGCACTTCTACGATGGCCGTTCTCGCACAGCGTATCGTTTACGATGTTTGATCAGACAGTCATTGCGGAGAAGGCTTGCAACATCGTAGAAAGTTTCATACCTGATCCGACGTGGAAGAACTTTCAACGGCCAAGTCGCGAACCAGATTCTCTCGGTTTCGGCTTCCCAAGGTTCGTGTCCCATGAGATGGTGAAGAAGCGACACTTCGTCAAAGATGACACCATGTTTATTCGAGTTAAAGTGGATCCTAGTAAAATCGTAGCGGTTTAA
- the LOC126853074 gene encoding TNF receptor-associated factor 4 isoform X4: MGSVVYCIHHKDGCKWSDELRKLKAHLNTCKHDAVPCGNKCGAMIPRVLMEDHLKYTCAQRRARCDFCAKEFTGHTLEKHTGTCGYEPLYCENKCGMKVQRRHLGQHKLGECAKRLVACRYCNKEFVFDTLGAHHTKCGRFPVACPHRCETAVLPREDLEVHLKDHCTTHLLSCTFKDAGCRFKGNRFSLDKHLEESAKMHLSLMCSLVTKQQHQITSLKSAISKLSLNYTGTLIWKITDYATKMSEAKAKEGMELVSPPFYTSQYGYKLQASIFLNGNGTGEGSHISIYIKILPGEYDALLRWPFSHSVSFTMFDQTVIAEKACNIVESFIPDPTWKNFQRPSREPDSLGFGFPRFVSHEMVKKRHFVKDDTMFIRVKVDPSKIVAV; encoded by the exons ATGGGTTCAGTCGTATACTGCATACATCACAAGGATGGCTGCAAATGGTCGGATGAATTAAGGAAGCTGAAG GCGCACTTGAATACATGTAAACATGATGCGGTTCCATGTGGCAATAAATGTGGAGCGATGATTCCTCGTGTACTTATGGAAGACCATCTGAAATATACCTGCGCCCAGCGTAGGGCTCGTTGCGACTTTTGTGCCAAAGAGTTTACTGGACATACTTTAGag aaaCACACGGGAACATGTGGCTATGAGCCTCTGTATTGTGAAAACAAGTGCGGAATGAAGGTGCAAAGGCGACACCTCGGACAGCACAAGTTAGGAGAATGTGCCAAAAGATTGGTCGCCTGTCGTTACTGTAACAAAGAATTCGTTTTCGATACGCTCGGCGCTCATCACACGAAATGCGGTCGATTCCCTGTTGCATGCCCTCATCGTTGTGAAACCGCAGTGCTTCCTCGAGAGGATCTCGAAGTTCACTTAAAGGATCATTGCACCACACATCTACTTTCCTGTACATTCAAGGACGCTGGTTGTCGCTTCAAG gGAAATAGATTTTCGCTTGATAAACATCTAGAAGAATCCGCAAAAATGCATCTAAGTCTCATGTGTAGTCTCGTAACGAAGCAGCAACATCAAATAACCAGTCTAAAGTCAGCGATCAGCAAACTATCATTGAATTATACGGGCACACTTATATGGAAGATTACCGACTATGCCACAAAGATGTCAGAAGCGAAAgcgaaggaaggaatggagcTTGTTAGTCCACCTTTTTATACTAGTCAATACGGATATAAATTGCAA gcttcgatttttttaaatggaaatggAACCGGAGAAGGCAGCCAcatctcgatatatataaaaatcctgCCTGGCGAATATGACGCACTTCTACGATGGCCGTTCTCGCACAGCGTATCGTTTACGATGTTTGATCAGACAGTCATTGCGGAGAAGGCTTGCAACATCGTAGAAAGTTTCATACCTGATCCGACGTGGAAGAACTTTCAACGGCCAAGTCGCGAACCAGATTCTCTCGGTTTCGGCTTCCCAAGGTTCGTGTCCCATGAGATGGTGAAGAAGCGACACTTCGTCAAAGATGACACCATGTTTATTCGAGTTAAAGTGGATCCTAGTAAAATCGTAGCGGTTTAA
- the LOC126853068 gene encoding cyclin-C isoform X1 — protein MNAVFTIFFIFNSQQWLLDKQDLVRERQHDLSILTEEEYQKIFIFFSNMIQMLGEQLKLRQQVIATATVYFKRFYARNSLKCIDPLLLAPTAVFLASKVEEFGVISNTRLITTMGTVVKNKFNYAYTQEFPYRTNHILECEFYLLEHLDCCLIVYQPYRPLLTLIQDVGPDDQLLTLAWRIINDSLRTDVCLLYPPYQIAIGCLQIACVILQKDLKSWFAELNADMEKIQEIARYIINLYELWKRYDEKNEIQGLLAKMPKPKAAPQR, from the exons ATG AACGCAGTTttcactatattttttatttttaatagccaACAATGGTTATTGGATAAACAAGATTTGGTTAGAGAACGTCAACatgatttatcaatattaacagaggaagaatatcaaaaaatattcattttcttttctaata TGATACAAATGTTAGGTGAACAATTGAAATTGAGGCAACAAGTAATAGCTACTGCaacagtttattttaaaagattttatgccCGCAATAGCTTAAAATGTATAGATCCTTTATTACTAGCTCCTACAGCAGTCTTTTTGGCATCAAAAGTAGAAGAGTTTGGAGTAATTTCTAATACTAGATTAATAACGACAATGGGAACTGTAG ttaaaaacaagtttaattatgcatatacGCAAGAATTTCCGTATCGAACAAACCATATTTTAGAGTgtgaattttatcttttggAACATTTGGATTGTTGTTTAATAGTATATCAACCATACCGTCCCTTGTTAACATTAATTCAAGATGTGGGACCAGATGATCAATTACTTACTCTTGCATGgcgtattattaatgatagtTTAAGAACAGatgtatgtttattatatccaCCTTATCAAATAGCTATTg gttGTCTGCAAATAGCCTGTGTGATATTGCAGAAAGATCTCAAATCATGGTTTGCAGAATTAAATGCAGATATGGAAAAAATCCAAGAAATAgcacgatatataattaatctgtaTGAATTGTGGAAAAGATATGATGAAAAGAACGAGATTCAAGGTTTATTGGCTAAAATGCCAAAACCAAAAGCAGCACCACAACGTTGA
- the LOC126853068 gene encoding cyclin-C isoform X2: MAGNFWQSSHHQQWLLDKQDLVRERQHDLSILTEEEYQKIFIFFSNMIQMLGEQLKLRQQVIATATVYFKRFYARNSLKCIDPLLLAPTAVFLASKVEEFGVISNTRLITTMGTVVKNKFNYAYTQEFPYRTNHILECEFYLLEHLDCCLIVYQPYRPLLTLIQDVGPDDQLLTLAWRIINDSLRTDVCLLYPPYQIAIGCLQIACVILQKDLKSWFAELNADMEKIQEIARYIINLYELWKRYDEKNEIQGLLAKMPKPKAAPQR; this comes from the exons atggctGGTAATTTCTGGCAAAGTTCACATCA ccaACAATGGTTATTGGATAAACAAGATTTGGTTAGAGAACGTCAACatgatttatcaatattaacagaggaagaatatcaaaaaatattcattttcttttctaata TGATACAAATGTTAGGTGAACAATTGAAATTGAGGCAACAAGTAATAGCTACTGCaacagtttattttaaaagattttatgccCGCAATAGCTTAAAATGTATAGATCCTTTATTACTAGCTCCTACAGCAGTCTTTTTGGCATCAAAAGTAGAAGAGTTTGGAGTAATTTCTAATACTAGATTAATAACGACAATGGGAACTGTAG ttaaaaacaagtttaattatgcatatacGCAAGAATTTCCGTATCGAACAAACCATATTTTAGAGTgtgaattttatcttttggAACATTTGGATTGTTGTTTAATAGTATATCAACCATACCGTCCCTTGTTAACATTAATTCAAGATGTGGGACCAGATGATCAATTACTTACTCTTGCATGgcgtattattaatgatagtTTAAGAACAGatgtatgtttattatatccaCCTTATCAAATAGCTATTg gttGTCTGCAAATAGCCTGTGTGATATTGCAGAAAGATCTCAAATCATGGTTTGCAGAATTAAATGCAGATATGGAAAAAATCCAAGAAATAgcacgatatataattaatctgtaTGAATTGTGGAAAAGATATGATGAAAAGAACGAGATTCAAGGTTTATTGGCTAAAATGCCAAAACCAAAAGCAGCACCACAACGTTGA
- the LOC126853068 gene encoding cyclin-C isoform X3, with the protein MIQMLGEQLKLRQQVIATATVYFKRFYARNSLKCIDPLLLAPTAVFLASKVEEFGVISNTRLITTMGTVVKNKFNYAYTQEFPYRTNHILECEFYLLEHLDCCLIVYQPYRPLLTLIQDVGPDDQLLTLAWRIINDSLRTDVCLLYPPYQIAIGCLQIACVILQKDLKSWFAELNADMEKIQEIARYIINLYELWKRYDEKNEIQGLLAKMPKPKAAPQR; encoded by the exons a TGATACAAATGTTAGGTGAACAATTGAAATTGAGGCAACAAGTAATAGCTACTGCaacagtttattttaaaagattttatgccCGCAATAGCTTAAAATGTATAGATCCTTTATTACTAGCTCCTACAGCAGTCTTTTTGGCATCAAAAGTAGAAGAGTTTGGAGTAATTTCTAATACTAGATTAATAACGACAATGGGAACTGTAG ttaaaaacaagtttaattatgcatatacGCAAGAATTTCCGTATCGAACAAACCATATTTTAGAGTgtgaattttatcttttggAACATTTGGATTGTTGTTTAATAGTATATCAACCATACCGTCCCTTGTTAACATTAATTCAAGATGTGGGACCAGATGATCAATTACTTACTCTTGCATGgcgtattattaatgatagtTTAAGAACAGatgtatgtttattatatccaCCTTATCAAATAGCTATTg gttGTCTGCAAATAGCCTGTGTGATATTGCAGAAAGATCTCAAATCATGGTTTGCAGAATTAAATGCAGATATGGAAAAAATCCAAGAAATAgcacgatatataattaatctgtaTGAATTGTGGAAAAGATATGATGAAAAGAACGAGATTCAAGGTTTATTGGCTAAAATGCCAAAACCAAAAGCAGCACCACAACGTTGA
- the LOC126853067 gene encoding general transcription factor IIH subunit 4: MSNTGGKNLLRPNSLQCKNLQEYLKSRSPDTLNKLYHKPPICLAVFRELPIIAKHYVMRLLFVEQPVPQAVIASWCSKLYFEEHQKVVQVLNELYVWKEASIPGGLPGWILNNIFKKNLKIVLLGGGKPWTMSNQLETDSKPRDVAFLDSYALERWECVLHYMVGSQQQEGISADAVRILLHAGLMKRDEADGSPVITQAGFQFLLLDTASQVWYFILQYLDTIEARGLDLVECLTFLFQLNFSTLGKDYSTEGMSEGLLTFLQHLREFGLVYQRKRKAGRFYPTRLALNIATGENKPLAKDTDKEGYIIVETNYRVYAYTNSNLQVALLGLFCEILYRFPNVIVSVLTRDSVRQALKSGITASQIIGYLQQHVSSQMIERGPPILPPTIVDQIKLWENERNRFSFSEGVLYSQFLSQTDFEVLRDHALSTGVLIWQSERKRTMVVTKAGHDDVKKFWKRYSKGSS, encoded by the exons ATGTCTAATACAGgtggtaaaaatttattaagaccGAATAGCCTACAATGCAAGAACCTACAAGAGTATTTAAAATCACGTTCTCCTGATActctgaataaattatatcataaaccGCCTATATGTCTGGCCGTGTTCCGCGAATTACCCATAATTGCCAAGCATTATGTTATGAGATTGTTGTTTGTTGAGCAACCAGTGCCACAGGCAGTTATAGCATCATGGTGTTCAAAACTTTATTTCGAAGAACATCAGAAAGTAGTGCAAGtcttaaatgaattatatgtatggAAAGAGGCATCTATACCTGGTGGGCTACCAGGTTGGATTCTGAATAATATCTTCAAGAAAAACTTGAAGATTGTACTGTTGGGAGGTGGCAAACCTTGGACTATGTCTAATCAGCTGGAAACAGACAGTAAACCACGCGACGTAGCTTTTTTAGATTCTTATGCATTAGAAAGATGGGAATGTGTTTTACATTATATGGTTGGTTCCCAACAGCAAGAgg GTATATCTGCTGATGCTGTACGAATTCTTTTACATGCTGGTTTAATGAAAAGAGATGAAGCTGATGGAAGCCCAGTTATAACACAAGCAGGTTTCCAATTTCTTCTTCTAGATACAGCTTCACAG gTATGGTATTTTATTCTGCAATATCTTGATACTATTGAGGCACGTGGTCTTGATTTAGTAGAGTGCCTCAcctttttgtttcaattaaatttttccactCTTGGCAAAGACTACAGTACTGAAGGAATGTCTGAAGGACTCTTGACTTTTTTACAACATTTGAGAGAATTTGGACTTGTATACCAACGAAAACGTAAAGCAGGAAG ATTTTATCCTACTCGATTAGCATTAAACATTGCTACTGGTGAAAATAAACCTTTAGCCAAAGATACAGATAAAGAAGGATACATAATTGTAGAAACAAATTATCGAGTGTACGCTTACACAAATTCTAACTTACAAGTCGCGTTACTTGGACTTTTctgcgaaatattatatag atttccaaATGTGATTGTGTCAGTATTAACAAGGGATTCTGTAAGACAAGCATTGAAAAGTGGAATAACTGCTTCTCAAATAATAGG ttatttgCAACAACATGTGAGCAGTCAAATGATAGAAAGAGGACCACCTATATTACCACCTACCATTGTAGATCAAATTAAACTGTgggaaaatgaaagaaatagattttcaTTCAGTGAAGGTGTTTTATATAGTCAATTTCTTTCACAAACTGATTTTGAAGTTCTTAGAGATCATGCACTTTCTACAGGAGTATTAATTTGGCAAAGTGAaag GAAAAGAACTATGGTAGTCACCAAAGCTGGTCATGATGATGTAAAGAAGTTTTGGAAGCGGTACTCAAAGGGTTCaagttaa